Sequence from the Uloborus diversus isolate 005 chromosome 8, Udiv.v.3.1, whole genome shotgun sequence genome:
caaaggtATAATACTGAGCTGGAAATTCAGGAGCAGCTACAATGGCTAGAAAACCAAAAAGCAAACGTTTTAGAAAGCAGTTTAAGTGAAAAAGATTCAAACTCAAAGGATAATCTCAGTAATAAAATCAATTATTACATATCATTTTTGGAAACTCTTTCTGAGAATAAAAATTCCCTGACGTCTGCTATCAATGAAGTTGcagatgttttaaattttctggtTTCCGAAAATGGTGCAATGAAGAGAAATGAGAATTCTTGTGAGCCACTTCAAAATGAATCTTCCAGAAGTGTTACATCAGAAGTAAAATCTGTGCAAGTTGATATCAGAAAAGAAACTGATGACTCCAGtatacaaactatttttttaaatcctcttACCAGTGATTTTTCATCCCAAACTGTTAGTTCTGTACTAGATATTTCATGTCAAACAAACGTAAAAGAATTCAATGATTCTGTGATATCTAAGGACTGCCAAACTGATTCTTTTAGCCTAAAAGGGGAGGACAATTCTAGTAAAGACTCTTTAATAGCAGAACTAGAAGTTAGTATACAAATTTTAGAGCAAGATAAAGCAGACCTTATAGAAAAGCTTTGCAGTTATGATTCTATTCAAGAAAATTTAATCTCTGTGACTACTCAAACAGACAATGATTATTCTTGTAGATGTGTAGCTATGGAGGCTGAAATTGCATCAATGAAGCAAAtcttggaagaaaaagaaaaagattattctgatgcaattaaaaatgcaacaaaaaatattagtgaattaaatcataaaTTAGAGGCTAAAGACGTACTGGTTAAAAACAAAGAGGCTGCCATCAAATCATTAGAAACAGAAGTTAGCATTgctaaaaacaaaatcaatagCCTTACTCATGATTTAAGCTATCATAAGAAGAATAATGACTATGCAAAAGACATTGATACcgcagaaaataataaaaagatagtAACACAAACTTGCAATAAATGTGCACACTCAAATTCAGGTTTCAACCAGAATAATTCAATATCGagtaatgaattaattttgttaaatgaaaAACTAAAGTTACTGGATTTGGAGAAAAGCAAACTTTTGTGTGTATTGAATGAAAAAACTCAGGAATGTAGTACTTTAAAGTCAGAAGTTCACAAGCTCACTAACATAGTCGCTTCAGAAAAGCAAGCGTTATTAAAACTTCAGCAAGATAATTGTGAATTGAGACAGTCGAAAGCAGATGCAGATCCAGAGCTCACAAAAGAAGCAGTTCAAAAACTGAGTAGATTAATAAGGgataaagattttgaaattgagtctttgaagcaaaaaaattcaACTCTGACAACTTTAATCCAGGACGCGTCTTCTGTTCCAGAACATTTGCAATCATtaatggaagaaaaagaaaatttgagcaAACAAATAAATGTATTCAAGGCAGATCGGGACAAGGTAATGGTGAGTTATAATAATCTTGATAAAGAGTGTCGCCAGTATGCCAGCGAAATAAAGAAGTTAAAATTGGCTTTGTCCAATCAGAAAGAGAAATTCGATGTCTTGGAGCATGAGCATAGCTCTGTTTCTCAACAATATGAAGAGAAACAAAAGTCTTTAATTAACACGCAGAATGAATTGATTGCTTTAAAGCAACGAGTTACCGATTTGGAACAGCAGCAAGTTGACATCAAGGAAAAATAcagtgaacttttaaacaaaatgaattcAGAGACCTTCATTCAAATCACGAAAGACGAGCTGAGTGCGAAGGACAACAGAATTGAGCAACTAACTCATGCTAATGACGAAAAAGATCATCTGATAGAAGAGAAAGATTGTATCATCCATGATTTGTCTCAAcaaatcaagaaattaaaatcagaaTATGATAATTTAGAACATACATTTGCAGGTCTCCAAAAGAAATTatcagatttaaataataagttgGCAGAGTATGAAAGTACAATAGAAAAGCTACAAAGTGACAAAGAGTCTTTTGATCTTcgatttcaagataaaaattctGAGACCTCTCTTCTGAAGGAAATGAATGAAAGGTTAAACATGGCTCTAAAAGAGAAAGAATTTGCTATGCAGTCAATGACTGAAAAGGTTTCCTCCTTATCTCGGTATATCAACAGTGATGCATCTAAGTCGGGCACTGTGGATATAAATCAAATTTTAGCTGATAGTGAATCAATGTTCAGTAAGGCTCAGAATTTATACAGAGAAAGGGATGAAACTCTTTTGGCTCTGAATCAAAGTAGGCAAGAAAACCAGAGCCTTAGGAATGaggtatgttttcttttttttttttttctttttttaattaagataCAGAGTGACATGAATAAGCAGGAGCATTTTAACAATCCAATAAAACCAAGATTGatggaggaaaaatattttatttgttgtaattgtgagcttaaaatatttcatttaagaacttcataaaatgtatctttttttaaaaactacatccTTTAGATCACTGGTGCCCAACCTACAACTAGCCAGGAAGCTGATCTGTGTGACCCATTGTTTTGTCCAATATTACCAATCAGAATGTACATGACAATGTCACAagtttggagccaaatattcaataataggtttctgaaaaatatgcatttaacaaaataagcatCAAAGTAATGATAACAATTGTTCAtccataattttctttttttcccatattttcccatgataattagaaaaaaaagaaatattttgaaattttatatgagcTCTGGCCTGCAAGAATCATTTTAATGGGAAGTGCGGCTTTCGGGCAGAAAAAGGTTGTGCACCACTGATTTAGATGGCATCCTCTTGTATGAATGTGTTCTTAGAAACTGCTACTGGGGAAAGATTCCTCATCCAGCTTAGACATCTCAGCTGGactattgtgaatttcatctcGAATTCTGTTTTAATTAGGTTGTTTAAGACTCGTGATGAAATTTTCAGTATCACTGCTGAAATGCGGTCAATGAGGGATCTCAACAGCAGATTTCAAAGATGTATTCTTATAAGAGGATGCAATCTAAAGgacacaagttttaaaaaaatgataaattctgTGAGTTTCTTAAATAACAAGTTTCAAGGTTTCAGTTACTGTGAATAAAATGCTTTTCTTCCATTACTTATGGTTTTATTGCATTGTTAAAAAGTTCCAGTTTTTTGAGTCACTCTGCATATACACTTGCACTGTATTTGTTCTTATAATTAAGGCATTTATTACCAAAGTTAGCTCAATCTGTTTTTGGATGTCTTAAGGCCTACAAGGCAACTCGGTTAATTCAACTTTTGGAAAAGttacctgtcaactagttgattGGCGTATTTCTTTGTATTCACACAAGGCAACTTAGTTGAGCCAACTCGTCTCCTAATAAGTCAAATTTATTCGAGCGGCTGCTCCACAATGCTGTTAAAACTTAACCAGGCAAgaatacagaaaaccattttaaggtgggtcatgctgaagaatgacccccccccccttcccccatgaACCTACCTACAGCTTAGGgttacgaaaaaattctgaaactgcttggagGTCAGCAAAAAACACCAAATTGGCCTGGAATTAAGCACCTAATTAGGGATAaatgttgcaaattaatttcataagcgatgaaattaatttgcaacattTATCCCTAATTTGCAACATTTTTCCCTATATTGTTCATATAGTTAAGGCACTTATTACCAAAGTTAGCTCAATCCGTTTTTAGATGTTTTAAGGCCTACAAGACAACTCAGTTAATTTGACTTTTGGAAAAGTTACTAGTTGACTAGTGTATTTCGTTGTATTCACACAATGCAACCTAGTTGAGTcaacttttcaattcattaattatttattttcaaaaataattaatgaattgaaaagatgctgtaatagtttacattttatacattaagtatttgaacacaatgtggacggatactgtTGTGGATGGTTTATGGGGGGAGTGAATTCATGACCGCCATGACCCTCCCTTTGTATCCGCAACTGAATTGAActgagttgactcaactagtttactcatGTGTAGAGCCAACGCCAGACCTAGATGAAATTTCGAACTGTCTGCAGcctcaaaaaatttctttaaaattttctgcaaaataattttgtgctCCTTGTATAATTTCTTATTGCGGCAAACAGCAAAAATGAGTAGTATAAAGAGAGCAGAGTACCACTAAGCTATCAGCATGTTTCTTTCAATCATAATTGCACTAGTTTTTCAGAATCATTAATTGGTGACACCTCAAAATTGATAACTGACATTTGTCTATTGCAAAAAACatgtcatcaaaaaaaaaaaagttaaaaatctatcaaaattgTTTGCCAACTGAAAATTTTCTGTCTGCAGCGTTTGTGTATTTACTTATATTATCTGAGCCTGGCCAACGCTTGGATCCTGATGAATTGAATGAACTAAAACATTGTTGTTTAACTCATTGGGATAAGAATGGTTGCAGCTGGTGAGCTTAATCAGTTGACTGTAGTGTGAAGGATGTCTGGAAATGCGGAAAGGAAATTATAATCACAAATCTTAAAATTtattagttacaaaattatgggAAAATTGAAAGtctttttaaaagcctttcttaAATACTGTAATGAATTACATGTGTTTTATTTAACTTATAGAAATTGACAacagacaaaaattttaaaactatagaGGCTTTCTCTCCTTGTGTGCCAACAATGAAGTTGAGCAGTTGTGTtaataaaggcttagaattgtatttgaattctgctaaaaaaaagctcaaaattcaAGTTCAATGTAACTTGGAAGTTCTAAACAAATTTCATCAGACACTGAAAAATTTGTTCTTTCAATGTGTAGTAATATTTCAAATGCACGTATAAGTTTTACACTACTTATATTGCTAAGAATGctaatttttgtggtttttagtTAATATCTTCTGTAATTAGTCCTGCAAACATGAGACCTAGCTTAGAACACTTGATCAAGTTGcattttgcacaaaaaagaattatcaaaatcgatTCTTCCGTTTAGGAAGTATGgtgccacagacagacatacaaatatacatgtcaaacttataacccccttccctTGTTGTGTCCGGGGTTAAAAAAATGGTGCTAAGTAAATTGCCAAAAAAACAGCATTTGTTTCATCATATTCTGAGTGAAACAATTTGTTTTGCacacaataggtttttttttttttttttgaattcacacCCAACTCAAAATTTGATCCTAAGTTTTTTGTACAATATTATAATATAGCGATATATGACTATAAATAAGATTGTGATTCCAGACTTAAAAGACGTGAATTCTTGTATTCAATAGCAAGTAAAGGCGAATCAGAAAGGATATAATTTAGTTgttcatatttattgaaatagAAGGTATTGATTTGtactaatttttgtatttgtactaaTGTTTCTCTGCAGAGAGAAATTTACATGGCCAAAACAAAGTGCAAATGAATTTTAACTATCAATGTTTGTCTGCAAcctcttttttcttaaattttactttcaaactcaGCGTATGTATACATATGATgactttacttttaaatttattcaaatgcatgtataaaattctgttttaattattttaggttcAGAACTCATGTTTGTCttggaaaattaaagaaattatctAGTCCTTacccagttttaaaaatttttgtggtATAGCACTTTTTTCATAGTGAATGCAATGTATATTCTGAAATAATTAtagatacagtagaagaccgttataacgccgacctgtataacgcaattctctataaactgcactacttttcaaaagtaaacaataggttttgaagtttaaaaaaatacatctgttttgctttgcaaaaataaaaattgttaggcaaattaaattttgaaagttttttatctttccatcttatttcaaagcttttaaattagtactcatagtaaacagaaaataccagatggctcttgaaaatgcagctgttatgcaaaccatgaagctagcagaagtgcaggattttgattgtgaaacatatttatttgtgaataactaattgtaatattagtgctttaatactcattgcagataaaactcattctgaagtgctaatatttagatatattctgaatattagttacaaaatttgtgaaatgatctatataacgcaaaaacctgtataacgcaaaagctctggtcccaatgtgtgcgttataatggtcttctactgtatatatatatgtatgtatgtatgtgtgtgtacctGTGTGTAGCttgaaaacacataaaaagaacTTCTCAAATATTGTTGCAGATTCAAAGAATGAAAAGCAGTGAAATTCATCTTAAAAATGAATTGGAAAGACTGAGAATGCATCTATTAGAAGTGAGcattataaagttatttatttcatttttgtactCTGTGTGTTATTAATTGAAATGACATAAtgtgacatttaaaaatttcaatagaaatTTACCTATACCCCCTTTTTCTAGTTTACCATAGTAGTTTCAAAATTGACTACCATGAGTCACATGTTCAATAAATGTAGATCAAATACATTGGCAATATCAAACATATTAAAATGTTGagacattgtttttaaaaatattttttttacgttgATGTATatagttttattcaaaaaatatatttcatatcaAATGACTAAGGTATAGTAGTGTGAGGTTTTGAAGAACCTAATGTTTAGGCATTAGAGTTGGGATCCCAAAGTCCCCGGTTTGATACCTGAGAGGATAAAATCATCACCAAGTACATGTGGTGTACATGTACCAAGTACATGTACTTGTTGAATCTGTTAACTCTAAAGTCCTGCAGTTTTTCCTTCAGCAGTTACCATGCGTCCAGGATGCTGTTAAAAAATTATCTCCTTTTCCAGCTTGTGTCTAGATTGTGGAGGTTTATTTGACTGGTGGTGCCATCTTTAAATGGTTAATTCAGTTATCTACAACCTGTGTTTGGGATAACAATAATTGACTAGTTGATGCTCCTTAGAAAAAGTCTATGATTATTGTCCCCTGAAGAAGAGAAATGCTAGAAAATCAAGTGCCTCCAACCCTCCAagtttgagagaaaaaatattttttaaaagttttaaaaagagtttttttaaaaaatgttgcctttttaaatttttctttaatactAAGAAACTTCTCAAATAGATATGAATATCCCATCATAAAAGTCTCAAGTTTTCTCTGCCACAAAATCCATTAAAAAACCTTTTGTTGCACAATAAAGATGTAGATTTACTGAGCAATGCATATTGcttccaaaaaagtttttttggaaaaTCTGCATTTTCATTAACTTCAGTTTTTGAACGCTTAAAAATGATTGTGGTTTAAAGAAATTAATCGACCatgtttatcaaaatgaaagatgttaatgggttacatttttgcatggaaagcagggcaaggagtcattgttttaagctattcaaaaatCTCATGCTAACCTggcaattagaaaaaaatatttctttagttgggttgtgggcacttggaactgcTTACTGGAAGAGGCTGTAATGAATAAGGGGGTAGAtaactttaagagggccattgatcttcattagggACTAATAAACTCACTAGAAGCAGCCTAGTTAGGCTCAGAGgttgttgctggtcatcacatttgttttaAAGGATCCTTCTTAATTCAAGCctctaatttcattttaaaactctatacatttgtatttttgaaaatgaattaaaatggtTAATGTTCTAATCATTTACCCTTGAATATTTTTCCAGATTGAAGAAAATTATACCCATGAAGCCTTAAAAGCAGGAGAAAGGGAAAAAGAGCTTAGAGATGAACTGCTTGAAGTGAAGAGGAGAGCTGAAATTTCCAATACTGCAATAGTTGATACcaagtaatttcaaaataatcaacAAATTTTGAGCTGttgcaatgttttcattttttgttttgtaagtacATTAAAACAAGGTTATAGTCTACCTCAGGATTGTTGGCCCTTGTTCTTAGGCAAGTCCGcctcaaaataattttaactgtaatCTCGCACAAACTTTCAGATAATGAAGGCACTGTAGACGTTTGTGGATTTTTATGTTTAACCCGTAACGTGGGAGGTGAAAAAGGAGGACGTAGGTGACGACATGAGGTGTCAGAGACAgctctatttacaatttttttttttaattgtgtaattaatatacattcctgtaattttccctagatgttctttaaacttttatttgcacggggaaaaaatatttttgaattttgaattaaaatatgtcttttccgaggaaattttgctagagtcttaaaatttttcgagaaaatcatatgctgcagtaaataactaactCCTGGGGGGGAAAGgaatcttatttttattaatgatttcaatttagtttttcaatatatgcataatattttaatacgagaaaattgattatatcacgcTATGAGAAAATTTTGGCTGCCCTTTATAACTTAGTATTTTGCgtcgtatttcgaggaataattcagccttcattgtccctagaacatcattgcgtactgtttgtgaacatttcaaacaaatatcaacctcatctagaatattttgcaattGCAACACTtcataacgcggataagataaatgaacctatatctgCAGTTCTAAggttaagagccatgtctactactgccgaaaattgcAACACTGAAGGGGAGTTGCGGTCTCACAGACTGATTTTAAGGAATGCAATGACATtcaaactgaaaatgaaataggggtgaccggatgaacttttgagcggtctgtaaGACCACACCTCCCCTATTAAGGGTTaattaactttgttttttatcaagttaaATGTGACTTATTTTAAAACCaacaaaaaaaatgacttttctatCCAAAAAATGGTTGCCAAATATCTTCATCTTTTGTTTTCTCTGTTTGTATTAGTGTTCTGGCATTTTGTTCACTAATGAATATGAAGTCACTTTAAAAGAACTGCAATTGATATTTGTGATTTATTTTATTACTCATGGAGCCCCAAGCTTTGTATCTTTCCCgagataagtttttaaaaaatattgttatgttaAATATGTATGTCTGTCTACATATTGTACATTCAACTGAAAATTTGATTTGGAATAAAGTAGATTAAAGAAAGTAATGTTATGGGAAGGTGGCCCGGCAATAAAAGACCTGGGGCTCGGCAGTcacctgtgtgtgtgtgaacaTAAACAcattgtcacctcagagcaacagtaagatatcttagtgttatttctgggattagatatcttactgttgctctgaggcagcGATATGTATGTTTGCGTTCCCCCAACACCCCTATGAAACATACTCTTCTTTCTTGTTAGCATATAACTTCTTAATGACCATTTACTTCTTTTCAGATTCCAAATCGTTTCAGAAATATATCTTTGTAGATGCTATGCttcttatgttttaaaaataactaagattttttttattttttttaaactgtttgagTATTTCATTTTGACTCTTGAAGGAAACATAAATGATTTGTGTTATCATCAaagatttcataaaatatttctgtgtTGGTTTGACctcttgtttttaactaattgctcaaactttgttttttgattatattttatacataaatatattttacttttttagtcAGCGAGCTAGTATTCAGATTGCAAGTCTTCAAGAGCAACTATCTATGATTGCAAATCAGCGAGATCAGGCATTAGCTCAAGTTTCATCCCTTGAAGACAAAGTACAACAACATTCAGCTGCAGTCAGTAAATTGCAACTTGTACTTGAACAAAAGCAAAGAGGTGAGTTTTGAGGatgtcaaaaatgttaaaatagtctttactaataataaagctaaaagtttgtctggatgtctCTATCCCTgccaggatgtctggatctctttgaTGCGTATAACGCCTAGCCTGTTcaacagattttcatgaaattcagcacaaaattagtttataggatagggatgtgcacctcaaagcaattttttgaacattCGAGTATGTTCATATTTTAtaccaattttaagcccatttttcagatgaatttgataatatgtgggagaaatatttcattcacaattttaaattttagatcattcaaaagcttggaattttctgttttaaaaacgtACTCATTTTTGCTATccaaatagttttcttttttcaaaaagcatttaaatttaaatattttaacggtTAAGAAAAAGttgtctgcttttattttctcagtttttatggaattatgctcagtaaactattaaaatattggTTCTTTCTGTAgtacttgatttttaaaaaatgtttc
This genomic interval carries:
- the LOC129227332 gene encoding thyroid receptor-interacting protein 11-like yields the protein MSWLGEHYSSFTEKLSALTKDVLNENQEHALADSIEHQNEILPQEKLLRLCEEKDAQLRMLLEEKELLERSIDELDQQHQEAIDELLILKNQAVKENNELKVKLAAAEIKGRTDARLKNHFDCTLYNSNPEIKLTDGTDDLYEKLNLLLIFKTFQRYNTELEIQEQLQWLENQKANVLESSLSEKDSNSKDNLSNKINYYISFLETLSENKNSLTSAINEVADVLNFLVSENGAMKRNENSCEPLQNESSRSVTSEVKSVQVDIRKETDDSSIQTIFLNPLTSDFSSQTVSSVLDISCQTNVKEFNDSVISKDCQTDSFSLKGEDNSSKDSLIAELEVSIQILEQDKADLIEKLCSYDSIQENLISVTTQTDNDYSCRCVAMEAEIASMKQILEEKEKDYSDAIKNATKNISELNHKLEAKDVLVKNKEAAIKSLETEVSIAKNKINSLTHDLSYHKKNNDYAKDIDTAENNKKIVTQTCNKCAHSNSGFNQNNSISSNELILLNEKLKLLDLEKSKLLCVLNEKTQECSTLKSEVHKLTNIVASEKQALLKLQQDNCELRQSKADADPELTKEAVQKLSRLIRDKDFEIESLKQKNSTLTTLIQDASSVPEHLQSLMEEKENLSKQINVFKADRDKVMVSYNNLDKECRQYASEIKKLKLALSNQKEKFDVLEHEHSSVSQQYEEKQKSLINTQNELIALKQRVTDLEQQQVDIKEKYSELLNKMNSETFIQITKDELSAKDNRIEQLTHANDEKDHLIEEKDCIIHDLSQQIKKLKSEYDNLEHTFAGLQKKLSDLNNKLAEYESTIEKLQSDKESFDLRFQDKNSETSLLKEMNERLNMALKEKEFAMQSMTEKVSSLSRYINSDASKSGTVDINQILADSESMFSKAQNLYRERDETLLALNQSRQENQSLRNEIQRMKSSEIHLKNELERLRMHLLEIEENYTHEALKAGEREKELRDELLEVKRRAEISNTAIVDTNQRASIQIASLQEQLSMIANQRDQALAQVSSLEDKVQQHSAAVSKLQLVLEQKQRGHERKIKEVEKKYLMQLETQKELTKEIENKLRSKQMQLEESSEALEAATRLSEQLDAKEEIIANLKSELAKVENKVKSTAKEIDCIKSNTEGKVDRMVMKSLVLGYFSTPANQKSEVIRLLARVLDFNQEEMEKAGLAVGRSPSRVEPKQGLFSSIFNRLPTITSTEQSPHSSQKSFTTLFVQFLENESQPIVPMPFPAEQMAQQLSLKANPNKKHSSSEKMSPKKSSPLLLDIDSAFPTFTPVPAIEYSQSPSLLREVLEKS